gaaagaagataagggaagaaaaagaatataaaatatcaaaagtaaagaaaaataagaagttgatgaaatagttttaaaaataaaaaaatattaaaaacacaaaagggattttttttgaaattgtaaaatagtataaataatttagaccattttattttttttaaattttcatccaaaataaaaaaaaatgagtcaTNNNNNNNNNNNNNNNNNNNNNNNNNNNNNNNNNNNNNNNNNNNNNNNNNNNNNNNNNNNNNNNNNNNNNNNNNNNNNNggggggggggggtggtgCGCATAACGCACATGGCGCACCATTGGCTTACCCCAATATTAAATAGTAATAACTGTTACTTTCACtcaaacataataattataattatgaaaaatattatcatatttatatttatatttagattaataattaaattttatatttatatatatatatatatattaacataaatttttaactgCTGCGTATAGTTGTAGTTGTACTTCTACTTTAAATAATCTCTCCacagtattttatttttatttttatttttatttatttttttggtgcTTCTCATTTTTGGAGGAATTTTCCGCCGGTGGCCGCCGGAATATACTGTTCGGAGTCCTTCTGCTCCCCTCCCCGCCGTTTATGTACTTAACTTTAAGTAagctttcctttttccttttgtttatatatttactttttcttttaaatgaattttactgaTGGTGTTGTTCGCATTGGTAGGGTagatttacttttttttttttcgtttttggATTTTAACAGAAATTTTGTGTAGATCTGAAGCTAATGTTTGGGGATCAGGAAATTCTGTAGTGATTTGAGTCTGAATCTTGGTaagttatttttcatttcttttggtattttttggtttgtttgcTTGGAGCTGAAAATGGTGGGAGAATTTAGTTTTTATGAATGGTTTTGAGCTGTTTCTAGCTTAGATCTTTGGTTAATGGGCATGTTATGCTAAAATTTGGGTGATCTATTTCTTTCTGGTGTAGTTTGAATTTAGCTTGAAATTGTTTGACTAGGGTTGAGTTTCTTAAAAGGGAAAGTGTAGTGGAATTGAAGtactatttgatttttttgtgcTGGGTAGTTTAGACTAGTTGCTGTTGTTTCTGTTTTGGTgggaattaaattaaactacaGGCGCATGAGTTTTGATTAGTCGGGGTTTGGTTTGGGCAATGGAGGATCTTTTTTGCTTTGGTTATCAAATCATTTActggttttgtttcttttagtAGGAATCGTGAATGTTCATAAAGATGGACAGGATGCCTTATGATCTGTTGTTCCTTTTTGCAGCAAGTGATAATGGCTTCTTTTGGTGGGAGGTTTGGATTGGTATCCTGTGTCTGCTGCATGTAGTTTGCTTCTAGAATTGGGTTTGAGTTTGGTTTGAATCTGAAACTTGCAATGGGATCCAACATAGAGGAAGCAGTTAGAGCTAAAGCATATGCCGAGAAGCAATTTGTGGAGAAAAATTTTGCGGGTGCAAAAAGTTATGCTTTAAAAGCTCAAATGCTGTGTCCTGAACTGGAGGGAATATCTCAAATGGTAGCGACATTTGGGGTCTACATGGCTTCGGAGGCGAAAATCAATGGAGAACCGGATTTCTATTCAATTCTTGGATTGGACCCATCTGTGGATAGATCCAAATTAAAGAAGCAGTATAAGAAGATGGCAGTGCTGCTACACCCTGATAAGAACAAAACTGTTGGGGCAGATGGGGCATTCCGACTGGTTTCTGAAGCATGGACACTCTTGTCAGATGCTGCAAAGAGAAGCTCGTATGATCAAAGAAGAAACTTGTTTGCCGGGTACAGTGCTGGAGCCGGTGGTTATGAAAACTGTTCCAAGTTTTCATCTTCTCATGGCAGACTTGATACATTCTGGACTGTCTGTACCTCCTGTCATATTCAATACGAATATCTCAGAAAATATGTTAACAAGCGGCTCTCTTGTAAAAACTGTCGTGGTGTCTTCATTGCTGTTGAAACTGGGTTAGCCCCAGTTAATGGTTCTTTCCCATATAGCAACTTCTCGTATGTGCCTGAGAATGGCTATGGAGGTCATGGTTGTGGGATCACGTATGTACCAACGACCACCGGATACTGTCCACCTAGTGGGTCTTCAGGACATCATACTGGCTATAGATCTGAGTATGTCTCAAATATATCATTTCAGGGTAACTCATCTGGAAATTCTTCTGGCGTTTTAGATCCTAATGGATTATCTGCGTCATCTTTTGTCTTTTATCAAGCCAATGGTGAGGCCAATAAAACCCAAGCTAATGGAAACAATCATTCAGTGAAGGTAACAGGTCATGTGGGCTCTAACGGGTATACTGGTCAGAATGAAGTATCAAAACCCAGGCGTGGTAGACCTGCCAAGAAGAGAAAAGTTGAACTGGGAGGTTCTTATGCCAGTGGGCACGAAGAGCTTTCCCAAAACATTGTTGTAGAACCGAAAATAGCCAATGGGAATGGAACACTAACACCTGCTTCTAAGCTTCCCTCAACATCTGAGACTTTGACTAGACGCAGTTCAGCTGCTCCCACACTTGATGGTAGGCAGTTGTTGATTGATAAGGCAAGATCAGAAATCCATAGGAAACTGGAGGAGATGAGATTGGCCATGGAAGTAGCAGCCGCAGAGGCTGAGAAGAGTGCAGCTAGTGTTATTAAACAACCAGAATTGAAAAGGAACATTTCTATGTCAATAACAGTTCCGGACTCTGACTTCCATGATTTTGACAAGGACAGATCTGAAGAATGCTTTAAACCAAAGCAGATATGGGCTTTATATGATGAAGAAGATGGTATGCCTCGCTTGTATTGTCTAATTCGCGATGTCATCTCGGTGAAGCCGTTTAAGGTTTATATAAGCTACTTGAGCTCAAGGTCTGATAGTGAATTTGGGTCAGTAAATTGGTTAGACTGTGGTTTTACCAAATCTTGTGGAAGCTTTAGAGTGTTCCATTCTGAAACGGTTGAGCAAgtcaatatattttctcatCTTCTCAGCAGGGAAAAGGCTGGTAGGGGGGGTTGTGTAAGGATCTATCCTAGAAGTGGAGATATTTGGGCTGTGTATCGGAACTGGTCACCAGATTGGAACAGAACGACCCCAGATGAAGTAAGGCACCAATATGAAATGGTCGAGGTTCTTCATGATTATTCTGAAGAGAGTGGTGTCTGGGTTGCTCCTCTAATTAAGCTGGATGGATTTAAGACAGTATACCAAAGGAGCATAGACAAGGATGCCACTCGGTGGATTCCGAGAAGAGAGATGCTACGATTTTCACATCAGGTGCCATCTTGTTCACTTAAAGTTGAAGGCTCTAACTTGCCTGAGGGTTGCTGGGATCTTGACCCAGCTGCAACTCCAGAGGAACTTCTTCAAGGAGAGACTGAGCTTCAGAACAATACAAGTGCCGTTCGGACAAAGAAGACCTCTGAAACTCCAGAAAAGCAGCATCGACCTGAACCTAGAGCCCAGCCTGAAAAAATGTCAATTCAAAGTGAAATATGTTCTTCAACTCCAAAAAAGGTTGCATGTGGAGCGTGTATGGAAGAGAAAACTGATCTGGAGCCTCCTCAAGGAGGAGAGAGAATTCCACCGGAAGTTCGTCAAGAAGAAACTGGAGTGAAAGCTACAGCTGAATTCCCGATTACTGAAACAAGCGCAAGTCAAGTTAGTGCGGAATTCCGATAGTATCCCATAAGCGCATCATCACAGCTGAATACAGGCTTGACAAACTTGAAAGTGCGAACAAAGTCGAAGTTGAGTATCTAACGTCTTTGCATTGAGAGACAAAATGTACAGATTTAAACACAGCCTTGATTTCATTCTCAAAAGATTAGATAGTTGGAGGATTTAAAGTAATCCTTTGCTCCTAATGTTTTGGGGAGCTTTAAATGTATTCAGCAATTTGTATCCAGAATCTAGAACTGTTGACTCCTGGTTCTATAGAAATGCTTTGCATTTGACTCTGATATGTGATGGAATTCCAATGGGCACAAAGGGTATTGCTTGCTTTCTTCACTATTTGTGCCAAAAAGGCTCAcatgattttaacaaaatccTGAAATTCTTTGGGCATGTggttttgttcaattttattttggattattttacCATCATATTAGTCTATATTTACCCTTTCTCCATAGTTTCTAAGATTTTCTGAATTCTTGGAATTATTGTGGTCTCTTACATATTATTTGATCCCTTCATCTCTTCCTTAGTCTTCTTCCTGTTCTGTTATCTGTCAAGTACTGTATTTTCTTGAGTGCGATTGGCAAGGATGAATGGATTTGGATGGGAATGATATGAatgtagtaaaaaaataaaggtagAAATAgaatgattttaatatatgattcCTACTGGTATAAGGAACAGGAAAAGaaactgaaattttcaaatcaattgtTTATATGTTAGATGAAtagtaatgaaaattttaaggggaaaaacacacacacagacaaaAGTTTtgttacataaaaaatattaaattaatcataaatttacaatacatatgtatatatatttattcaaatatttccaTGTATCAGATATCCAGTAaacacttaatatttatacaaaaaattcatatatattaaaaatagtaaacaaatattacataatattattatataattttttgtactcgtagtaaaatctgataaaatacatataagtaTGGAactgtttttatattatattaataaaatatttaaaaatataaattatccatGCTAGAGACTTATaacacatatttaaaattttattattaatatttattatacttaaataacaatatgtaatttattttattatacaatcttgtaaatataaattttatgaaatattatttagcaatataaaaaaaatgtattctcAATTAATGGGGAGATAAGGAATGACTAATCTCATACTTGAAGGAATAggcatattttttataggaatggtcatttctaatattaatttataccaaacatatatataaaaatgagtttaaaaatatgtttatgagataaaattaatttctccatAGATAACAAAATTGGGTCATGAGATTTTCCTCCTACTTGGTACTAAATAAGTGCACTTGTGAATTGTTAGAAATTTAGAATGCATATATAATccttttaacattttatttttaaaagcaaTGTAAGATTAAAATGAGCAACACATTCCTATTTAAAGACAgcaagataaaaatgaaaacggctatttttagagaagaaattcttatatttattgttgcGATCCTATAAAGCCCaagaatacaaataaataaacaaaaatctgATCACTTGGGATACTGCAAATCTACAAGAAAATCATGTCATTAcaatataaagtattttttctgGCACGTGTTAACAAAAATACTCATATAAGGAAGAAATTTTCCATGTAAGTCATttaacacaatatatataaatatgtattcgTTATATACAACCaactgataaaaataaaattaattcatgatTCACAAATCTTTGGGAATCAAATGTAGAATTTCCAAAAAGATTTGGGGTCAAGtgtaatttaataaagatCTGGTAAAAACCTCTTATGTGGACACTTACAAAGACGCTGAAAATCTGCAGAGCAAGAAAAGCATAGAAATCCAAGAATGGATCCTCGTCTCTGGCACAAAGCTGCTGCTGTTTctggcaatttttttttttaatttttgattgaatttCAGACACTTTTTGTGAcatttgtaaattattttttgtgcaaTTGTTACAGGTGTGGCGGCTCTTGCTTTGGGAACGTATGGTGCCCATGGATTCAAACCTAAGAACCCTTCTTACAAAGaggtaattattttctatttgtcCCTTTCTTTTGGGTCTCAGGTTAATTCTTGAATTCCCATTTGGGCAAGAGATGAACTCAGAAagactttttattattattatttttatcaagaaatattttcgTTTAATCTTGTTATGTGTAAATTGTGCAATTGGATTTTGAAGGTCTGGCACACAGCATCTCTATATCATTTGGTTCACACAGCTGCTCTTGTTGCTGCCCCTATGACCAAACACCCTAATATTGTGAGTCCTCCTTAGTTCCAGTAactcttgtgtgtgtgttttctgGTGTGATTTTGTGGTAATGCTTTTctgttgatttatatttgtagTTTGGAGGCCTTTTGACTACTGGAATCCTGGCATTTTCCGGGACGTAAGTTTCTGTTTctgattctttatttggatGTAGTATCATTAGCAGATTGATTTGTTCTTGCTGTGTTGTCACTGTGTCATAATTGAAAAACCAAAGCTGAAGAGAAAGATTGATTAACTCTATTCTATGTAGTTTGGAAATTAGAATCTTTAAAAGCTTAGTTTCATGATTGTTTGAGGTTTTGCTCATTGTGCCAGTAATGGTTATTCGAGAGTTtcataaaacaagaaaattctaTTGCCTAATCCTTCTGTTGATGGAAAAGTCTATTTGAAAGTGGGCTGAGGAGCATATTGAAGGATTCTGTTTTGACTGTGACAATTTCAGCGGCTAGGATAGGGGGAAGCTCAGCCCAGGGATGTAACTGAAGGGCATAGGAGACATTAGCATGAATGTGTctataattgagaaaaaatctCTCAATGTACGTATCCAAAGATTCATATGTATATTGCAATACGTAGCTTGAGACCCTCTCAGTGGTTGCAATTGCAACAGCAAGAAGAGTTTTGAATCTCAAGAGTCACTTTCAAAGGACACAGTTGATTGTTCTTATGATGATAGGGATAGGATGCTATTTGATCCACCATCTGCCTCAAACAAACTAGATTAAATCCAGAATTAGCCTAACAAATGTTTCAAGCGAACATGTTAGAAAGCTAATATTGTACTGACAGGAAAGATTTGTACCCACTAAATCCTAGGCAATGGTTTACCAAACACTGCGGATGAAATTTCAATTCTCACACCGAAGGTTTTTGCGGGTGAAGGTGTCAAGAGACCCCCAGTCTTTCAGGAGGTCTGCAAGTCTAATGAGCATGCTTATGCATGTGAATTGTCAGTTTCTCTTCACCAGACAGGTTAAATATTCTTCTGAGACATTGTgcgtgagagagagagagatagcaCATGAAGACCACGAGCTGTAATTTATTGCATCCCCCTCcctggagagagagagagagagagagagagagagagagagagagagagagagagggcaAATAAAGACCTGACCAGTAATACATTAGCAGCCTCCTCTCTCAAGTTTCCAGACATGGAAGCTCTATCCACGCAAGATGAGAATATTCTAGAGATGAACCATAACATGCTAATATCATGGCATGCTCTGTTAATAAGTGGCAATAGAAACTTTTCTGTAAGTTCACAAAGTCGatattttggtatttctaCTGTTCATCCACAGAAAAAACATGAGGCTACTGTTATTATCTtgtgaaaatgagaatacattgtatattttactctGTATCTATTTTGACATGCCCTTTCTGCTACATTAGCATTTAGGTTTTTAGTTGCATCTATACTCTACCTCTATAAGCAGCGGAACTGATTCTTCATGTAGTTAAGGGTAACCATGTAACCAAACTcattaatttttccaaaaaaaaaagagataaaaggatctaaaagataaaatgttAGAGGTGTatgcaattaaattaaacactaacttttttaattgaagtaatttataatgtacTTATCAATGTTATGTAATATAATCTTGAAATTCTATCACAAGTTAGTAGTATTTAGTTTTAAAGTAAGTCAATATGAAATAGATAATtctatgtaaatataattaaagttttaGAGATACTTCTGTAAATTTAGAATAacaattagttaatttatcattttaaataatgatgcCGGTGGCATTACAGACCGTTGAAATCATATCTAAGgtgataataaatattagtgaAGGTATATAGTTTCGGAGGGGTGAGTTTGTATGTAGATGAAATTCATAGGaggtttatttaattatcgAACACTTGAATTAGTAAATTTATGGGTTAaaatggattttcattcaactttagGCAGTCATCGCACCAACATTCCTAAGTTTTTATTTCTGAACTTTTAGGAACTTCCTTTTTCAGTTAATTATTGCCAACCTGATTCTTATTTCTCAAACACCAAATCCATTGTCTATCGGTGAAGAACTGATGGTGTGTTTTGACATTGTGGAATGTCACATTATGGTTCATGGTTGGGCTTGGCCGACGTGTGTAATCATCCTTTTCAAATGCATTTTTCCTCGAATTCTAAGTTACTATTTCATATTCGGCCATCTTATTTAGTGTTGCCTGCTCTTGCATCCCATATTGAATGCTATATGTAAGATTTTAGCTTATAGCAGAAATTACCTTCTCATGTTCTCGTTAGATTTTATCTGACAATTCGATTTGAGCCATTATGTTGTTGATAACGTAAATGGTGCTGGTTTGCAGTTGTTATGTCGTTGCATACTTAGAAGACCGAACATATTCGAGATTGGCCCCGTTTGGAGGGTTTGCCTTCATCGGTGCTTGGGCAAGCCTGTTGTTCTGAGTAATTCAGCTTCCGAAATGACATGTAATCGTGATACTTGTGAAGCCAAATCGGCAGCTTTGCTGAGGTTGTCTGGAACATATCGTGGAGAATAATCCCTGTACTATTTGTACTCGTGATGACGTGAACTTACCGATCAAATGAAGGTACAtaaatctttcatttttataacaattttgtacttaaaacatatttatatactatatttatccccttataattacaaaaatatacatgacgGTGTTAAATAAggagcaaaattaaaaatttatgtaatcttTTTTGTTGACTTCAACATCTTTCATCCAAATCTTAACGAAAGGGGGTCAGTTGTAAATGTAGAAACTTTTAGAGAGagcgtaaatataattttaaatttttttggtggcaagtataatattgtatttcCAAAAGGGGTCTAAGTACAAGCAAccctatgtttttttttatataagatttagcattttgtattcttttttaaaaatatcttacaagatatatatgaacttataagatgatttaaataagtttagtCAAACACCCTTTTAAACCaaaaggtaaaagaaaatatattgaaacatatgatttttttttaaaaataaaaaacacatctcataactattttgttttaataatgcaattgTAAACTGTTTGTTTATGTACTGAAACTATTAAGATTTACATCTCTGAACTGAATTATTGGATCTAAAGCTTAGCAATTGCGTAAAATAAGTAATCAAATACAATTGACAAGTTTTATTTaacatgaaaataattaagttataatATAGAAGAAGCTTGTTTCCATACTTAATTCAGttcaaacttaaataattactgTTGTagaactttaatttaaaatgggtgtatttatttaatgctAGCTATTGTGACACGTTGTTtctacgtgcatataataaataatctttgtcgctttaaaa
This genomic stretch from Sesamum indicum cultivar Zhongzhi No. 13 linkage group LG16, S_indicum_v1.0, whole genome shotgun sequence harbors:
- the LOC105178740 gene encoding transmembrane protein 256 homolog isoform X1 translates to MDPRLWHKAAAVSGVAALALGTYGAHGFKPKNPSYKEVWHTASLYHLVHTAALVAAPMTKHPNIFGGLLTTGILAFSGTCYVVAYLEDRTYSRLAPFGGFAFIGAWASLLF
- the LOC105178740 gene encoding transmembrane protein 256 homolog isoform X2 — translated: MDPRVAALALGTYGAHGFKPKNPSYKEVWHTASLYHLVHTAALVAAPMTKHPNIFGGLLTTGILAFSGTCYVVAYLEDRTYSRLAPFGGFAFIGAWASLLF
- the LOC105178739 gene encoding uncharacterized protein LOC105178739: MGSNIEEAVRAKAYAEKQFVEKNFAGAKSYALKAQMLCPELEGISQMVATFGVYMASEAKINGEPDFYSILGLDPSVDRSKLKKQYKKMAVLLHPDKNKTVGADGAFRLVSEAWTLLSDAAKRSSYDQRRNLFAGYSAGAGGYENCSKFSSSHGRLDTFWTVCTSCHIQYEYLRKYVNKRLSCKNCRGVFIAVETGLAPVNGSFPYSNFSYVPENGYGGHGCGITYVPTTTGYCPPSGSSGHHTGYRSEYVSNISFQGNSSGNSSGVLDPNGLSASSFVFYQANGEANKTQANGNNHSVKVTGHVGSNGYTGQNEVSKPRRGRPAKKRKVELGGSYASGHEELSQNIVVEPKIANGNGTLTPASKLPSTSETLTRRSSAAPTLDGRQLLIDKARSEIHRKLEEMRLAMEVAAAEAEKSAASVIKQPELKRNISMSITVPDSDFHDFDKDRSEECFKPKQIWALYDEEDGMPRLYCLIRDVISVKPFKVYISYLSSRSDSEFGSVNWLDCGFTKSCGSFRVFHSETVEQVNIFSHLLSREKAGRGGCVRIYPRSGDIWAVYRNWSPDWNRTTPDEVRHQYEMVEVLHDYSEESGVWVAPLIKLDGFKTVYQRSIDKDATRWIPRREMLRFSHQVPSCSLKVEGSNLPEGCWDLDPAATPEELLQGETELQNNTSAVRTKKTSETPEKQHRPEPRAQPEKMSIQSEICSSTPKKVACGACMEEKTDLEPPQGGERIPPEVRQEETGVKATAEFPITETSASQVSAEFR